Genomic window ([Empedobacter] haloabium):
AAGGTGATCCCGCGATGAAAGTCACGACCACTCCCATCGATGGCCTCTTGATCATCGAGCCGACCGTGTTCGGCGACGACCGCGGCTTCTTCTACGAGAGCTTCAATGCGCAGCGCTTCGCCGACCTGACGGGCGTGCGGGCCGACTTCGTGCAGGACAACCATTCCCGCTCCGCGCGCAACGTGCTGCGCGGGATGCACTACCAGATCCAGCAGGCGCAGGGCAAGCTGGTGCGCGTCGTCAGCGGCAGCGTGTACGACGTGGCCGTCGACCTGCGCAAGAGCTCCGCTACGTTCGGCAAGTGGTTCGGCGTCGAGCTGTCGGCCGAGAACAAGCGCCAGTTCTGGATTCCGCCGGGCTTCGCGCACGGGTTCGCGGTGACCAGCGAGTTCGCCGAATTCCTGTACAAGACCACCGATTACTACGCCCCCGAGCACGAGCGTGCGCTGCTGTGGAACGACCCGGCGGTGGGCATCGAGTGGCCGCTGGACGGCACGCCGCTGCTGTCGGCCAAGGACCAGAAGGCGCTGCCGCTGGCACAGGCGGAAGTGTTCCCATGAAGATCCTGCTGACCGGATGCAGCGGCCAGGTCGGCTACGAACTGGAGCGCAGCCTGCAGGGGCTGGGCGAGGTCGTGGCCGTCGATCGTGCCCGCATGGACCTGTCCGACCTGGACCAGGTGCGCGACGTGATCCGCGATGTGCAGCCGCGCCTGATCGTCAACCCGGCTGCCTACACGGCGGTGGACAAGGCCGAGAGCGAGCCCGAGCTGGCGCACCGCATCAACGCGCAGGCACCGGGCGTGATGGCCGAGGAGGCGGTGCGGCTGGGCGCGGCGCTGGTGCATTACTCGACCGACTACGTGTTTCCCGGCGACGACCCGGGCGCACGCGTGGAAACGGACGCGACGGGGCCGCTGAACGTGTACGGCGCCAGCAAGCTGGCTGGCGAGCAGGCCATCGTCGCCAGCGGGGTCCCGCACCTGATCTTCCGCACCAGCTGGGTGTACGGCATGCGCGGCAAGAACTTCCTGCTGACGATGCTGCGCCTGGCCAAGGAGCGCGACGAGCTGCGCATCGTGGCGGACCAGCACGGCGCTCCCACCTGGAGCCGCACCATCGCGGACACGACGGCGACGATCCTGGCCCAAGCGCGGGCGCACGGCTTTTCGCCGGACTGGTGGCGCGAGCAGGGGGGCATCTACCACCTGAGCAGCCAGGGCCAGACCACCTGGTTCGAGTTCACCCAGGCGATCGTCGAACAGGCCGGCATCGATTGCCGGCTGCTGCCGATCACGTCGGCGGAATATCCGACGCCGGCGCGCCGGCCGCAGTACTCGGTGCTGTCCTCGCAGCGTTTGCTGGAGCGTTTCGGCCACGTACCGCACTGGCGCGAAGCACTGCGGCTCTGCATGCAGTAAGGCGAACGGGGCACGGTTACGCCGCGCCCGCGCCCCGTTTGCTGCCGCTCCGGGCCGTGCCGGCCCGGCGGTTTTTCCCAGTTTCTCCTCATTAATCCGGTACAATCGCTGGTTGGCATCGATGCATGCCATTGCTGCAAAGCGGCAAAAAGCGCCAGGCTTCCCACCACGATTAATGCATAAATGTTTTCCTTCTTAGTAAGCTTTGTCGCTTCCGCGTTGCTGACCTTGCTGGTCATCAAAGAAGTGCGCCTGCACGGCCCCGCGCTCGATACCGATTTTCACGGCGTGCAAAAAGTTCATGCCCACAGCGTGGCCCGCATCGGCGGGCTGTCGATTTTCCTGGCCGTCGGCTTGTCGGCCTGTATTTCCGTCTGGCGCGTCCCGGCAATGACGACCTGGATGTTGTCGTTGATGGCTTGTTCCGCCTGTGCGTTTATCGGCGGTATTGTCGAGGATTACACCGGACGGGTCAGCGCGGCGCGGCGCTTGATACTGACGATGCTGGCGGCACTGCTCGGCTATTATCTGCTCGATGCCCGCATCGACCGGATCGATTGGGTGGCCGATGCCTTGCCGCTGCCGTATATCTGGCTGACCTTGCCGCTGACCGTGCTGGCGGTCGCGGGAATTGCCAACGCCGTTAATATCATCGACGGCTTTAACGGCCTGGCCAGCGTCGTCACCATTTGCATGCTGTTGTCGCTCGGTTATGTTGCGCTGCAGGTGAATGACATGTTCGTGCTGGTCGCCGCCCTGATGGTGGCCGGCGCCACCGCGGGGTTCCTGATCTGGAACTACCCGGTCGGGTTGATCTTCCTCGGCGACGGCGGCGCCTACTTCATCGGTTTCATGCTGGGCGAGCTGGCGCTGTTGCTGGTCATGCGTAATCCACAGGTATCCACGTGGTACGCGGCATTGCTGCTGATCTACCCAGCTTTTGAAACACTGTTTTCCGTTTATCGCCGCATGTTTATTCGCGGTAAATCGCCGGCCATGCCCGACGGTATTCATCTGCACAGCCTGATCTTCCGCCGCGTGGTCCAGTGGGCGGTGGGGCGGCGCGATGCACGTGCCTTGATGCGACGCAATTCCTTGACGTCGCCTTATCTGTGGATGTTCTCGCTGATGGCCGTTATTCCCGCGACAGTATTCTGGAGCCACACCTGGGTGCTGATGCTTTTCTGCTGCCTGTTCATAATCAGTTATGTGTGGTTATATGTCCGCATCGTGCGGTTTAAAGCGCCGCGCTGGATGATCCGCCACAAAAGGAACTAGTATTTTCTGGAAGTTGGTGTATATTTCGGTCAGAATCACGTATCCAACGAGCTTCAGCACTTCAATATAAAGGAAAATACGATGGATCTGTCGAATATGTCGGCTTCCGAATTGCGCCAACTGCAGGAGCAGATCGGCCGCGAACTGAAAAAACGCGAAACCCAGGACCTGCAAAAAGCACGTGAGCAGATATTCGCGATCGCCCAGCGCGTGGGCCTGCCGCTGAAAGACCTGATCGCCACTGGCGGCCGCGGCAAGGGCAGCACCGTCGCCGCGCGTTATCGCAATCCGGACGACACCACCCAGCAATGGACCGGCCGCGGCCGCCAGCCGAAATGGGTCAAGGAATGGGTCGATTCGGGCAAGGCGATCGACGACCTGCGTATTTAAGACGCATCACCCGCCGGGGACAGGCACCTGTCTACGGGTCTTCGACCCGTAGACAGGTGCCTGTCCCCTTTGGTTTGGCAGGACTTGCCTGATATCGGTATCGCACTTACTATACCGATGTTTCCAATCTTGAAAGCCCGCCGCGACTGCGGCCATGGCGCACCCACTCATATCTATGGTCTCCCTGTCCAAATCCATCTTCAAAGCTTACGATATCCGCGGCATCATCGATAAAACGCTGGATGCGGGCATCGCCCGCAAGATCGGCCACGCCTTTGGCCTGGCAGCCGTCGCGCGCGGCGAAAAGAGCGTCGTGATCGGTCGCGACGGTCGCCTGTCCGGCCCCGCGCTGGCCGCCGCCCTGGCCGAGGGCCTGCAGTCGGCCGGTGTCGACGTGATCGACCTGGGTGTCGTGGCCACGCCGATGGTGTACTTCGGCACCAACGTGCTGGAAACGAAGTCCGGCATCATGGTCACCGGCAGCCACAATCCGCCGGACTACAACGGCTTCAAGATGGTGCTGGCGGGCGAGGCGATCTACGGTGACGCCATCACGGGCCTGTACGAAAGCATCGGCCGCGACGAAGGCAAGTTCGCCGCGCAGCCGGGCGGCTATCGCACGCACGACATCCGCGCCGCCTACCTGGAGCGCATCATCGGCGACGTGAAAATCGCGCGTCCGATCAAGATCGCCGTCGATTGCGGCAACGGCGTGGCCGGCGCGTTCGCCGGCGACCTGTATCGCGGCATGGGTTGCGAGGTCATCGAGCTGTTCTGCGAAGTGGACGGCAATTTCCCGAACCACCACCCTGATCCGGCCCATCCGGAAAACCTGCAGGACCTGATCCGCTGCCTGCAGGAGACCGACGCCGAGATCGGCCTGGCGTTCGATGGCGACGGCGACCGCCTGGGCCTCGTCACGAAAGACGGTCAGATCATCTATCCGGACCGCCAGATGATGCTGTTCGCGGCCGAGGTACTGTCGCGTAACCCGGGCGAGCAGATCCTGTACGACGTCAAGTGCACGCGCCACCTGGCACCCTACATCGAACAGGCCGGTGGCAAGCCGCTGATGTACAAGACCGGTCATTCGCTGGTCAAGGCCAAGCTGAAGGAAACCGGTGCGCCGCTGGGCGGCGAGATGAGCGGCCATATCTTCTTCAAGGACCGCTGGTACGGCTTCGACGACGGCCTGTATGCCGGCGCGCGCATGCTGGAGATCCTGACCAAGGAACAGGACCCATCCGCGCTGCTGAACGCGCTGCCGCAATCGGACAGCACGCCCGAACTGCACCTGCACCTGAAGGAAGGCGAGAACTTCGCGCTGATGGACAAGCTGCGCAGCGACGCCACCTTCCCTGGCAACCGCCAGATCATCACCATCGACGGCCTGCGCGTGGAATACGAGGACGGCTTCGGCCTGGCCCGCTCGTCGAACACGACCCCTGTCATCGTCATGCGCTTCGAGGCCGAGACGCCGGCCGCGCTGGCACGCATCCAGGGCCAGTTCCGCGACGTGATCCTGGCCGCCAAGCCGGACGCCGAGCTGCCGTTCTGAGGTCCTGGTCGCAAGAGCTGTAATGAACATCCTGCTGGTGCGCGTCTCCTCGCTGGGAGACGTGCTGCACAACCTGCCCATCGTGGCGGACATCCGCCGCCATTTCCCCGACGCGAACATCGACTGGGTGGTGGAGGAGGGCTACGTCAGCCTGGTGCGCCTGAACCAAGAAGTGCGCAACATCATCCCGTTCGCGCTGCGGCGCTGGCGCAAGCAGCTCGGCGATAAAGCCGTGCGCGCCGAGATCGGGCAGTTCTTCCGCACCCTGCGCCAGGTCGAATACGACTACGTGTTCGACACCCAGGGCCTGCTGAAGACCGGCATCATCATGGGCGCGGCGCGCATCGTGCGCGGTGGCCAGAAGGTCGGCCTGGCCAACGGCAGCGAAGGCTCCGGCTACGAGGGCATCTCGCGCATCTTCCACAGCAAGAGCATTCCGCTCGACCCGCGCACCCACGCGGTCGCGCGCGGCCGCCTGGTCGTCGCGGCCGCGCTGGGCTACCAGGTCGATACGCCGGCCGATTTCGGCTTGCCCGAGGTGTCGCCGCACGATCCGAAACCGGCGTGGATGCCGGCCGAACCGTATGCGGTGTACTTCCACGGCACCGCGCGCGACGCCAAGAAGTGGGCGCCCGCGAACTGGATCGAACTGGGACGGGCGCTGGCGCCGCTGCCCATCCTGCTGCCATGGGGCTCGCCCAAGGAGCAGGCGGAAGCCCAGGCGCTGGCCGCTGGCCTGCCGAATGCGCGCGTGCTGCCGCGGCTGTCGATGGCGGACGCCGTGCTGCTGGCGCGCCATGCCGCGCTGGCGGTCGGTGTCGACACCGGCCTGACGCATATCGCCGCCGCGTTCAGCCGGCCGGTGGTGGAGATCTATTGCGATTCGCCGCGCTGGAAAACGGAAGGCAACTGGTCGCCGCGGATCATCAACTTGGGCGACAAAGGCGCGCCGCCGTCCGCCGCCGAGGTGATCGCCGCGGCCAAGCGCCTGCTGCCGTCGCAATGACCAGGTTTCTCTACACACTGGTGTGGTGGCTGGCGCTGCCGCTCGTGCTGCTGCGCCTGTGGCTGCGCGGCCGCCAGGAGCCCGGCTACCGCCAGCACTGGAACGAGCGGCTCGGCCTGTACGGCCGCCGCGCCGCGAATGACGAACCGCTGACGATCTGGGTACACGCCGTCTCGGTCGGCGAGACGCGCGCAGCCGAGCCGCTGGTCGACGCGCTGCTGAAGCACTATCCGCGTGGCCGCATCGTACTGACGCACATGACGCCGACGGGTCGCGCCACCGGCAAGAGCCTGTTCGGCAAGCATGGCGCGCGCGTCGTGCAATCCTACCTGCCCTACGACATGCCGGCGCTGGTCGGCCGTTTCATCCGCCATTTCGAACCACGTGTCTGCATCCTGATGGAGACGGAGGTGTGGCCGAACCTGATCGCCGAATGCGGCCGGCGCAAGGTGCCGGTCGTGCTGGCCAACGCGCGGCTGTCGGAGCGTTCGCTGCGCAAGGCGCAAAAGCTCGGCAAGTTCATGCGCGACGCCGCGGCCGGCATCGGCCTGGTGGCGGCGCAGACGGAAGACGACGCCGCACGCGTGCGCCAGCTGGGCGTGGCCAACGTGGCTGTCACCGGTTCCATCAAATTCGACGTGGTGGTGCCGCCTGCGCTGGTCAGTCTCGGCACGCAGCTGCGCAACCAGTTCGGCGCCGGCCGACCGGTGCTGCTGTGCGCCAGCACCCGCGAGGGCGAGGAGGAACCGATCCTGGATGCGTTCGGCAATGCCCTGTCGGCCGGTACGCTGCCTGCGGACACCTTGCTGCTGCTGGTGCCGCGTCATCCGCA
Coding sequences:
- the rfbC gene encoding dTDP-4-dehydrorhamnose 3,5-epimerase; the encoded protein is MKVTTTPIDGLLIIEPTVFGDDRGFFYESFNAQRFADLTGVRADFVQDNHSRSARNVLRGMHYQIQQAQGKLVRVVSGSVYDVAVDLRKSSATFGKWFGVELSAENKRQFWIPPGFAHGFAVTSEFAEFLYKTTDYYAPEHERALLWNDPAVGIEWPLDGTPLLSAKDQKALPLAQAEVFP
- the rfbD gene encoding dTDP-4-dehydrorhamnose reductase, with protein sequence MKILLTGCSGQVGYELERSLQGLGEVVAVDRARMDLSDLDQVRDVIRDVQPRLIVNPAAYTAVDKAESEPELAHRINAQAPGVMAEEAVRLGAALVHYSTDYVFPGDDPGARVETDATGPLNVYGASKLAGEQAIVASGVPHLIFRTSWVYGMRGKNFLLTMLRLAKERDELRIVADQHGAPTWSRTIADTTATILAQARAHGFSPDWWREQGGIYHLSSQGQTTWFEFTQAIVEQAGIDCRLLPITSAEYPTPARRPQYSVLSSQRLLERFGHVPHWREALRLCMQ
- a CDS encoding glycosyltransferase, which produces MFSFLVSFVASALLTLLVIKEVRLHGPALDTDFHGVQKVHAHSVARIGGLSIFLAVGLSACISVWRVPAMTTWMLSLMACSACAFIGGIVEDYTGRVSAARRLILTMLAALLGYYLLDARIDRIDWVADALPLPYIWLTLPLTVLAVAGIANAVNIIDGFNGLASVVTICMLLSLGYVALQVNDMFVLVAALMVAGATAGFLIWNYPVGLIFLGDGGAYFIGFMLGELALLLVMRNPQVSTWYAALLLIYPAFETLFSVYRRMFIRGKSPAMPDGIHLHSLIFRRVVQWAVGRRDARALMRRNSLTSPYLWMFSLMAVIPATVFWSHTWVLMLFCCLFIISYVWLYVRIVRFKAPRWMIRHKRN
- a CDS encoding H-NS histone family protein, which produces MDLSNMSASELRQLQEQIGRELKKRETQDLQKAREQIFAIAQRVGLPLKDLIATGGRGKGSTVAARYRNPDDTTQQWTGRGRQPKWVKEWVDSGKAIDDLRI
- a CDS encoding phosphomannomutase/phosphoglucomutase; this translates as MVSLSKSIFKAYDIRGIIDKTLDAGIARKIGHAFGLAAVARGEKSVVIGRDGRLSGPALAAALAEGLQSAGVDVIDLGVVATPMVYFGTNVLETKSGIMVTGSHNPPDYNGFKMVLAGEAIYGDAITGLYESIGRDEGKFAAQPGGYRTHDIRAAYLERIIGDVKIARPIKIAVDCGNGVAGAFAGDLYRGMGCEVIELFCEVDGNFPNHHPDPAHPENLQDLIRCLQETDAEIGLAFDGDGDRLGLVTKDGQIIYPDRQMMLFAAEVLSRNPGEQILYDVKCTRHLAPYIEQAGGKPLMYKTGHSLVKAKLKETGAPLGGEMSGHIFFKDRWYGFDDGLYAGARMLEILTKEQDPSALLNALPQSDSTPELHLHLKEGENFALMDKLRSDATFPGNRQIITIDGLRVEYEDGFGLARSSNTTPVIVMRFEAETPAALARIQGQFRDVILAAKPDAELPF
- the waaC gene encoding lipopolysaccharide heptosyltransferase I, yielding MNILLVRVSSLGDVLHNLPIVADIRRHFPDANIDWVVEEGYVSLVRLNQEVRNIIPFALRRWRKQLGDKAVRAEIGQFFRTLRQVEYDYVFDTQGLLKTGIIMGAARIVRGGQKVGLANGSEGSGYEGISRIFHSKSIPLDPRTHAVARGRLVVAAALGYQVDTPADFGLPEVSPHDPKPAWMPAEPYAVYFHGTARDAKKWAPANWIELGRALAPLPILLPWGSPKEQAEAQALAAGLPNARVLPRLSMADAVLLARHAALAVGVDTGLTHIAAAFSRPVVEIYCDSPRWKTEGNWSPRIINLGDKGAPPSAAEVIAAAKRLLPSQ
- the waaA gene encoding lipid IV(A) 3-deoxy-D-manno-octulosonic acid transferase, producing MTRFLYTLVWWLALPLVLLRLWLRGRQEPGYRQHWNERLGLYGRRAANDEPLTIWVHAVSVGETRAAEPLVDALLKHYPRGRIVLTHMTPTGRATGKSLFGKHGARVVQSYLPYDMPALVGRFIRHFEPRVCILMETEVWPNLIAECGRRKVPVVLANARLSERSLRKAQKLGKFMRDAAAGIGLVAAQTEDDAARVRQLGVANVAVTGSIKFDVVVPPALVSLGTQLRNQFGAGRPVLLCASTREGEEEPILDAFGNALSAGTLPADTLLLLVPRHPQRFEAVEAMVRERSLPVQRRSQLTGGARVGPETRVVLGDSMGEMFAYYAACDVAFIGGSLMPLGGQNLIEAAALGKPVLIGQHTFNFAQVTEDALAAGGAARVADAADLMTQAGRLLTDAEGRAGMGRNALAFANQHRGATARTLALLPALSD